A genomic region of Notamacropus eugenii isolate mMacEug1 chromosome 3, mMacEug1.pri_v2, whole genome shotgun sequence contains the following coding sequences:
- the LOC140532327 gene encoding uncharacterized protein translates to MAPGSHSPLPQESVTFKDVSVDFTQEEWGLLDHPQKELYKEVMLENAWNLLSLGYPVPREDVISYFEQKEAPWMLEQEGLRSCCPEREIRLEMKETPADLNLSVEETHKQSFRSDAPCDFTQREICAMYQRIHTEEKPYECNQCDKAFSQESSLIDHQKIQTGEKAHECHECGEAFSEHSSLIIHQKIHSRKKSYECNQCGKTFRFRNDIAVHQRIHTGEKPYECNQCGKTFTQKGGLTVHQRTHTGEKRYECNQCGKTFRCSSSLPVHQRTHTGEKLYECNQCGKTFTQKGGLTVHQRTHTGEKRYECNQCGKTFRYSSSLPVHQRVHTGEKPYECNQCGKGFRSSSSLTQHWRIHTGEKPYECNQCGKTFIKRASLTLHGRIHTGEKPYECSQCGKTFGCSTRLALHERIHTGEKPYECNQCGKAFTQRASLALHERIHTGEKPYKCYHCGKGFRSSTNLTVHQRIHTGEKPYQCSHCGKTFTERSSFTVHQRTHTKEKPYKCSQCGKAFTQRASLDHHQRIHTGEKPYECNQCEKTFRYSSSLTVHQRIHTGEKRYECNQCGKTFTERSSFTVHQRTHTGEKPFECSQCGKTFRTRSGLAVHQRNHTGEKPYKCNQCGKAYPQRASLDHHQRIHTGEKPYECNQCGKTFTCRSSLTVHQRIHTGEKPYKCNQCGKTFRCSSSLPVHQRIHNGEKPYECNQCRKTFTQRAGLTVHQRIHTREKP, encoded by the exons GAGTCggtgacattcaaggatgtgTCTGTGGACTTCACGCAGGAGGAGTGGGGCCTCTTGGACCATCCTCAGAAGGAGTTGTATaaggaggtcatgctggagaatgcctGGAACCTGCTCTCCCTGG GGTATCCAGTTCCCAGAGAAGATGTGATCTCTTATTTTGAGCAAAAGGAAGCACCATGGATGCTGGAGCAAGAGGGCCTGAGGAGCTGCTGTCCAG AAAGAGAGATCAGACTTGAAATGAAGGAGACACCTGCAGACCTAAACCTTTCTGTGGAAGAAACTCACAAGCAAAGCTTCAGGAGTGATGCTCCTTGTGACTTCACTCAAAGAGAAATCTGTGCTATgtatcagagaatccacactgaggagaaaccttatgaatgcaatcaGTGTGACAAAGCCTTTAGTCAAGAGTCATCCCTTATTGACCATCAAAAAATTCAAACTGGAGAGAAAGCACATGAGTGTCATGAATGTGGTGAAGCTTTTAGTGAACACTCATCCCTTATaatacatcagaaaattcattctAGGAAGAaatcttatgaatgtaatcaatgtggaaagacattCAGATTTAGAAATGACattgctgtacatcagagaatccacactggagagaagccttatgaatgtaatcagtgtggaaagacttttacaCAGAAGGGTGGtcttactgtacatcagagaacccacactggagagaaacgttatgaatgtaatcaatgtggaaagacttttagaTGTAGCTCCAGTCTTCCTGTACATCAGAGaacccacactggagagaaactttatgaatgtaatcaatgtggaaagacttttactCAGAAAGGTGGTCTTACTGTACATCAAAGaactcacactggagagaaacgtTATGAAtgcaatcaatgtggaaagactttcagatacAGCTCCAGTCTTCCTGTACATCAGAGGGTCCACAcgggagagaaaccttatgaatgtaatcaatgtggaaaaggTTTCAGATCCAGCTCCAGTCTTACTCAACATtggagaatccacactggagagaaaccttatgaatgtaatcagtgtggaaagactttcataaaGAGGGCTAGTCTTACTTTACATGGAAGAAtccacactggggagaaaccttatgaatgcagtCAATGTGGAAAAACTTTTGGATGCAGTACCAGGCTTGCTCTACatgagagaatccacactggagagaaaccttatgaatgtaatcagtgtggaaaggcttttacacAGAGGGCCAGTCTTGCTTTACATGAGAGAATCCACACAggggagaaaccttataaatgttatCATTGTGGAAAGGGTTTCAGATCCAGCACCAAtcttactgtacatcagagaattcatactggagagaaaccatatcaATGTAGTCActgtggaaagacttttacaGAAAGGAGCAGTTTTACTGTACATCAAAGAACCCACACTaaagagaaaccttataaatgcagtcaatgtggaaaggctttcacacagaGGGCAAGTCTTGATCACCATcaaagaatccacactggagagaaaccatatgagtGCAATCAATGTGAAAAGACTTTCAGATACAGCTCCAGtcttactgtacatcagagaattcacactggagagaaacgttatgaatgtaatcaatgtggaaagacttttacaGAGAGGAGCAGTtttactgtacatcagagaacccacactggagagaaaccttttgaatgtagtCAGTGTGGAAAGACATTCAGAACCAGATCTGGTCTTGCTGTACATCAAAGAAACCACACTGGGgaaaaaccttataaatgtaatcagtgtggaaaggcttacCCACAGAGGGCCAGTCTTGATcatcatcagagaatccacactggagaaaaaccttatgaatgcaatcagtgtggaaagactttcacatgCCGCTCCAGtcttactgtacatcagagaatccacactggagagaaaccttataagtgtaatcaatgtggaaaaacTTTTAGATGTAGCTCCAGTCTtcctgtacatcagagaatccacaatggagagaaaccttatgaatgtaatcaatgtagAAAGACTTTTACACAGAGGGCTGGtcttactgtacatcagagaatccacactagAGAGAAACCTTAG
- the LOC140531190 gene encoding LOW QUALITY PROTEIN: extracellular calcium-sensing receptor-like (The sequence of the model RefSeq protein was modified relative to this genomic sequence to represent the inferred CDS: inserted 2 bases in 1 codon; deleted 2 bases in 1 codon), translating to MVQSFVFTIEEINHNPQLFPNFTLGFTIWDSGSSELGALWGTMALLTGQGYPIPNYGCALPEAPLAAVLGEDRSALSISMASWLGLYRIPQVSYGSTMSVLSDKKRFPSFLRTLPPDEARARGMARLAAHLAWYAVGLVAQDDDYGQRGARALRLELEAAGLCMYVAAELPSSRTPEKLGKAACALAAARLRVLLAFSRAQEQLLLAAELHRQGAGQGHLWISCEVWDPALLATLNLGGALRWALAFSGHRGWIPGFADFLGRLHPARSPEDKFLGPFWEETFRCQWFSNSSSSGWAAMIGGEEGGGRGQEAETETRAGRGAPCTGEETLQGRDFPFLDMSDLSVTYAVANAVSSVAHALHDMAICEAGNGPFVDGQCADMPTFQPWQVRGLQIGLPLPDPHLFLASSPQSPPPFPPPSSTPCHWTSFSKSQSGKGYNLLKLLWMNLQDSKQIHFYQVLVSSSVCQETCPPGTWRTSQIGQASCCFVCPQCPVGQMSEHKAYASACRKCPDDTLWPSPSRDRCELQPDVFLQFGDPLGAVLSSLGVCVSLATGVVLAVFVCHHHTPLVRASSPGLSVLLFTALLLSSLSSLLFLGHRGSLDCSLRQVALSITFTVAISCVLARTAAVLVAFRAVQPGGSLQMCLRPGLPQAMVAGPLLAQVCICVFWLGVAPTSQSRSPSLASNTVSPECREALPPGFWGILGLLALAGFVLALLTCQHPGGFGEAHLLTLSLAXCVSVWLASLPAQIQSRGQAVAAAVQAFSILASNAALLGFIFLPRCVTILLQPHRNNRAWVMGRPPANCLPSSSC from the exons ATGGTCCAGAGTTTTGTCTTCACCATTGAAGAAATCAACCATAACCCTCAGCTTTTTCCTAATTTCACCCTGGGTTTTACCATCTGGGACTCTGGGAGCTCCGAGTTGGGAGCCCTGTGGGGAACGATGGCCTTGCTGACTGGCCAGGGATACCCCATCCCTAACTATGGATGTGCTCTCCCTGAGGCTCCCCTGGCTGCTGTCCTTGGTGAGGATCGGTCTGCGCTCTCCATCTCCATGGCCTCATGGCTGGGCCTCTACAGGATTCCCCAG GTGAGCTACGGCTCCACCATGTCGGTCCTCAGCGACAAGAAGCGCTTCCCCTCCTTCCTGCGCACTCTGCCTCCTGACGAAGCCCGGGCTCGTGGGATGGCGCGCCTGGCGGCCCACCTGGCCTGGTACGCAGTGGGGCTGGTGGCACAGGATGACGACTATGGGCAGCGTGGGGCGCGGGCTCTGCGACTGGAGTTGGAAGCGGCCGGCCTGTGCATGTACGTGGCAGCCGAGCTGCCCAGCTCTCGGACCCCAGAGAAGCTAGGTAAAGCGGCGTGCGCCCTGGCAGCAGCTCGGCTGCGCGTCCTCTTGGCCTTCTCGCGTgcccaggagcagctgctgctcgCCGCCGAGCTGCACCGCCAGGGCGCCGGCCAAGGCCACCTGTGGATCAGCTGCGAAGTCTGGGACCCGGCGCTGCTGGCCACCTTGAACCTCGGTGGGGCCCTGCGCTGGGCGCTCGCCTTCTCCGGGCATCGTGGCTGGATCCCGGGCTTCGCCGACTTCCTGGGGCGGCTGCACCCGGCGCGCAGCCCAGAGGACAAATTCCTGGGGCCCTTCTGGGAGGAGACGTTCCGCTGCCAGTGGTTCTCCAACTCATCCTCTTCTGGTTGGGCTGCCATgatagggggagaggaaggaggaggacgAGGACAAGAAGCAGAGACTGAGACCCGGGCTGGGAGGGGAGCGCCC TGCACTGGGGAAGAGACTCTGCAGGGCCGGGACTTCCCCTTTCTGGACATGAGTGACCTGAGCGTGACCTACGCTGTGGCCAATGCTGTGTCCAGTGTGGCCCACGCGCTGCACGACATGGCCATCTGTGAGGCTGGGAATGGGCCCTTTGTGGATGGCCAGTGTGCAGACATGCCCACTTTTCAGCCCTGGCAGGTAAGAGGCCTTCAAATCGGGCTCCCCCTCCCTGACCCCCACCTTTTTCTAGCTTCTTCCCCCCAGTCTCCTccaccttttccccctccctcttcaacCCCCTGCCACTGGACCTCATTCTCCAAATCCCAGAGTGGGAAGGGCTACAATCT CTTAAAGCTTCTTTGGATGAATTTGCAAGATTCCAAGCAAATACATTTTTACCAGGTCTTG GTCTCCTCCTCTGTCTGCCAGGAGACTTGCCCTCCTGGAACCTGGAGGACCTCCCAGATCGGCCAGGCAAGCTGCTGTTTTGTTTGTCCCCAGTGCCCAGTGGGACAGATGTCTGAACACAAAG CATATGCTTCTGCATGCAGGAAATGCCCTGATGACACCTTGTGGCCCAGCCCATCGAGGGATCGCTGTGAGCTGCAGCCCGATGTCTTCCTCCAATTTGGGGATCCCCTTGGGGCTGTTCTGTCCTCCCTGGGGGTTTGTGTGTCTCTGGCTACAGGAGTGGTCCTGGCTGTCTTTGTCTGCCACCACCACACTCCCTTGGTGAGGGCCAGCAGCCCGGGGCTCAGTGTCCTCCTGTTCACTGCCTTGCTCCTCAGTAGCCTTAGCTCCCTTCTCTTCCTAGGTCATCGGGGGTCCCTTGACTGCAGCCTCCGCCAGGTGGCCCTCAGCATCACCTTCACTGTGGCAATCTCCTGTGTGCTGGCCAGGACAGCTGCCGTCCTGGTGGCCTTCCGAGCAGTCCAGCCAGGGGGTTCCCTCCAGATGTGCCTGAGGCCTGGCCTGCCTCAGGCCATGGTCGCAGGGCCCCTCCTGGCCCAAGTGTGTATCTGTGTTTTCTGGTTAGGGGTCGCCCCCACAAGCCAGAGCAGAAGCCCATCATTGGCCTCCAACACAGTCTCACCTGAGTGTCGTGAAGCCTTACCTCCTGGCTTCTGGGGCATCCTGGGCCTCCTGGCTCTGGCTGGCTTTGTCCTGGCCCTTCTGACATGCCAGCATCCTGGTGGCTTTGGTGAAGCTCACCTTCTCACACTCAGCCTGGC GTGTGTGAGCGTTTGGCTGGCCTCCCTGCCTGCCCAGATCCAAAGCAGGGGACAGGCAGTGGCCGCAGCTGTACAGGCCTTCAGCATCCTGGCCTCCAATGCTGCCCTGTTGGGCTTCATCTTCTTGCCCAGGTGTGTCACCATCCTGCTCCAGCCCCACAGGAACAACAGGGCATGGGTCATGGGGAGGCCCCCTGCCAACTGCCTTCCTTCTAGCTCCTGCTAA